One segment of Pseudodesulfovibrio sp. 5S69 DNA contains the following:
- the lysA gene encoding diaminopimelate decarboxylase: MHHFEHRDGVLFAEEVSVTELAKQYGTPLYIYSTATFKRHFKAFDSAFDDLDHLTCFSVKANSNLSVLKMLAQEGAGMDIVSGGELYRALQAGVDPSRIVYSGVGKRDSEIRDALEARILMFNVESLAELERINQVAGEMNTTARVSFRINPDVDPQTHPYISTGMQKNKFGLDIDLSMEAYKRAAELENIEPVGMDCHIGSQLTSLDPFLEALDKLLAFHVRLKDLGIEIKYLDLGGGLGIPYNEEEPPHPAEFGKALSDKLKGLQLKVILEPGRVIAGNAGILVTEVVYTKSNPTKNFLIVDAGMNDLIRPSLYGSYHRIEEVEQKGRAPKVYDVVGPICESGDFLARDRELPAVEQGERLVCYSAGAYGFTMSSNYNSRPRACELLVDGDKVIVARRRETYDDLIMNEL, encoded by the coding sequence ATGCATCATTTCGAACATCGGGACGGCGTGCTGTTTGCCGAAGAGGTGAGCGTCACCGAGCTGGCCAAGCAGTACGGCACTCCGCTTTATATTTATTCCACAGCGACCTTCAAGCGCCATTTCAAGGCCTTTGATTCCGCCTTCGACGACCTGGACCATCTGACTTGCTTCTCGGTCAAGGCCAACTCCAACCTGTCCGTGCTCAAGATGCTGGCCCAGGAAGGTGCGGGCATGGACATCGTGTCCGGCGGTGAGCTCTACCGTGCCCTGCAGGCCGGAGTGGACCCCAGCCGCATCGTCTATTCCGGCGTTGGCAAGCGCGACTCCGAGATCCGCGATGCCTTGGAAGCCCGCATCCTCATGTTCAACGTGGAGTCCCTGGCCGAGTTGGAAAGGATCAACCAGGTGGCCGGGGAGATGAACACCACCGCGCGCGTCAGCTTCCGCATCAACCCGGACGTGGACCCGCAGACTCACCCGTACATTTCCACCGGCATGCAGAAGAACAAGTTCGGCCTGGACATCGACCTGTCCATGGAAGCCTACAAGCGGGCCGCCGAACTCGAGAACATCGAGCCCGTGGGCATGGATTGCCACATCGGCTCCCAGTTGACCAGCCTGGACCCGTTCCTGGAGGCCCTGGACAAGCTTCTGGCCTTTCACGTCCGGCTCAAGGATCTCGGCATCGAGATCAAATACCTGGACCTGGGCGGCGGCCTGGGCATCCCTTACAACGAAGAGGAGCCGCCCCACCCTGCCGAGTTCGGCAAGGCGCTCAGCGACAAGCTCAAGGGGTTGCAGCTCAAGGTCATCCTGGAGCCGGGCCGGGTCATCGCGGGCAACGCGGGCATTCTGGTCACCGAGGTGGTCTACACCAAGTCCAACCCGACCAAGAATTTTCTGATCGTGGACGCAGGCATGAACGACTTGATCCGGCCGAGCCTGTACGGCTCCTACCACCGTATCGAGGAAGTGGAGCAAAAGGGCCGCGCCCCCAAGGTCTATGACGTGGTTGGCCCCATCTGCGAGTCCGGCGACTTCCTGGCCCGCGACCGCGAGTTGCCCGCCGTGGAACAGGGCGAGCGGCTGGTCTGCTACTCCGCCGGGGCCTACGGCTTCACCATGTCCTCGAACTACAACTCCAGGCCGCGCGCCTGCGAGTTGCTGGTAGACGGCGACAAGGTCATTGTCGCCCGCCGGCGAGAGACATATGACGATCTCATAATGAACGAACTCTAG
- a CDS encoding RsmE family RNA methyltransferase — protein sequence MARLNTFHLPPDQWPASAGDVVCLTGPEARHMGTILRTEKAQTVRLFDGQGRDGLFTVRDIARNRADLEAVELAEYPAPEGGLTLAIGWGKSKRREYLLEKIVELQGSGVIFWQAARSQGALPKAPKATWNEKFIQAAKQCGAVRLPELGTVSGGVDGLRSMAGEFDRCYLAWEAEEATTPLSPDMLSKGRILVVIGPEGGFDPAEADALISAGFAPVTLGPSILRWETAAVYCLSLAMFGAQDRS from the coding sequence ATGGCGCGACTGAACACTTTCCATCTCCCCCCCGACCAGTGGCCCGCCTCTGCGGGCGACGTGGTTTGCCTGACCGGACCCGAGGCCCGGCACATGGGCACCATCCTGCGCACGGAAAAGGCGCAGACGGTCCGGCTCTTCGACGGACAGGGGCGCGACGGGTTGTTCACGGTTCGCGACATCGCCAGGAACCGGGCTGACCTTGAGGCCGTGGAACTGGCCGAATATCCTGCTCCCGAAGGCGGTTTGACCTTGGCCATCGGTTGGGGAAAGTCCAAGCGTCGGGAGTATTTGCTGGAAAAAATCGTTGAACTCCAGGGCAGCGGCGTGATCTTCTGGCAGGCCGCACGCAGCCAGGGCGCCCTGCCCAAGGCCCCCAAGGCGACCTGGAACGAGAAATTCATCCAGGCGGCCAAGCAGTGCGGGGCGGTCCGCCTGCCCGAACTCGGGACCGTGTCGGGCGGCGTGGACGGGCTCCGGTCCATGGCCGGGGAGTTCGATCGTTGCTACCTGGCCTGGGAGGCCGAGGAGGCCACCACGCCCCTGTCGCCGGACATGCTTTCCAAAGGACGCATTCTTGTAGTAATCGGACCGGAAGGCGGATTCGACCCGGCCGAGGCGGACGCGCTGATCAGCGCCGGGTTCGCCCCGGTGACGCTCGGGCCCTCCATCCTGCGCTGGGAGACCGCCGCCGTGTATTGCTTGAGTCTCGCCATGTTCGGCGCACAGGACAGGTCATGA
- a CDS encoding DUF1049 domain-containing protein, translated as MRFIKVLFLLALFVFSILFFSQNNDVLLQNLTLILDIPYVATLHSIPLPFGVLILTAFVAGCLLTIIYFAVDKFRGASKLKECRTRMASLEQELNSLRNMPISEDASFSSTETKEEDSL; from the coding sequence ATGCGTTTTATCAAGGTCCTGTTTCTGTTGGCACTTTTCGTTTTTTCCATCCTGTTCTTCAGCCAGAACAACGATGTCCTTCTACAGAACCTGACACTGATTCTCGATATACCCTACGTGGCCACGCTGCATTCCATCCCCCTGCCCTTCGGCGTCCTGATCCTGACCGCCTTCGTTGCCGGTTGCCTGCTGACCATAATCTACTTCGCGGTCGACAAGTTCCGCGGCGCCTCCAAGCTCAAGGAATGCCGTACCCGCATGGCCAGCCTGGAGCAGGAGCTCAATTCCCTGCGCAACATGCCCATCAGCGAGGATGCTTCCTTCAGCTCCACCGAGACCAAGGAAGAGGATAGCCTCTAG
- the mutS gene encoding DNA mismatch repair protein MutS — protein MLEQYLRFKEEHPGCLLFFRMGDFYELFFEDAEVVSPAVQIALTSRNPNDENPIPMCGMPHHSVEPYLSQLLDKGYKIAICDQIEDPKEAKGLVKRDVTRVLTPGTVVEDSNLKSKANNYLGAFYWDSAKDAGGIAWLDFSTGQWSGLYSRKEPELWQWMVKINPSELLLPQGVKVPPQFGDLSGQVTGVAPGTFFDLAGARNRILEAQHAADLDSLGLTGKNELVRACGALLTYLDQTQKGEFGHLGEFKPLNLGKHLLLDEVTERNLEIFRRLDGRTGLGTLWQVMDKTMTPMGGRLLEARLRQPWRNLSPIEKTQECVAFLFQRDRLRADIRHGLDSVYDLERLSTRIFLGRANPKDFIALRRSLSQLPLLRTLLSGENLNAAPELKRIAGKWDAMDDLCSLLDAALVDSPPPAITDGGLFRKGYDPVLDELIELNEHGEDRLKALHQEELAKNDIPKLKLGFNKVFGYYFEVSKAYKGQVPEHFIRRQTLVNSERYITPELKEMEDRIISASEERKSLEYKLFQELRERLAKARSRFLFMADVVASLDYWQGLAEAARVNEWTRPTLHDGLEIEIEQGRHPVVEAAMGASNYIPGDLRMDASRRILLITGPNMAGKSTVLRQVAIMTIMAQIGSFVPATNARIGLADRVFSRVGASDNLAQGHSTFMVEMTETARILRQATRRSLVILDEIGRGTSTYDGLSLAWAVVEELSSRAGGSVRTLFATHYHELTSLEGKIEGLRNLNIAVKEWKGDIVFLRRLVPGPADRSYGIEVARLAGVPRPVVERAREILAKLEEKSQDNQAGGAVDRASQTLLPGFGAPPIKVDRELCEHPIITQLTDLDVDGMTPIQALMLLNQWKDMIKD, from the coding sequence ATGCTCGAGCAGTACCTCCGCTTCAAGGAGGAGCATCCGGGCTGCCTGCTGTTTTTCCGCATGGGCGACTTCTACGAACTGTTTTTCGAAGACGCCGAGGTCGTGTCCCCCGCGGTCCAGATCGCCTTGACCAGCCGCAATCCCAACGACGAAAATCCCATACCCATGTGCGGCATGCCCCACCACTCGGTGGAGCCCTACCTGAGCCAGTTGCTCGACAAGGGCTACAAGATCGCCATCTGTGATCAGATAGAAGATCCCAAGGAGGCCAAGGGGTTGGTCAAGCGTGATGTGACCCGCGTGCTCACGCCCGGCACCGTGGTCGAGGACTCCAACCTCAAGTCCAAGGCCAACAACTACCTGGGCGCGTTCTACTGGGACAGCGCCAAGGACGCGGGCGGCATCGCTTGGCTCGACTTTTCCACGGGCCAGTGGTCCGGCCTGTACAGCCGCAAGGAGCCCGAGCTGTGGCAGTGGATGGTCAAGATCAACCCGAGCGAACTGCTGCTGCCCCAAGGCGTCAAGGTCCCGCCCCAGTTCGGTGACTTGTCGGGCCAGGTCACGGGCGTGGCCCCCGGCACCTTCTTCGACCTGGCCGGGGCGCGCAACCGCATTCTGGAAGCCCAGCACGCGGCCGACCTGGACAGCCTCGGCCTGACAGGGAAGAACGAGCTGGTCCGGGCCTGCGGCGCCCTGCTCACCTACCTGGATCAGACCCAGAAGGGCGAGTTCGGCCATTTGGGCGAGTTCAAGCCGCTGAACCTCGGCAAGCACCTTCTCCTGGACGAGGTCACCGAGCGCAATCTTGAAATTTTCCGACGGCTCGACGGTCGGACCGGGCTCGGCACCCTGTGGCAGGTTATGGACAAGACCATGACGCCTATGGGCGGCCGCCTGCTCGAAGCCCGCCTGCGCCAGCCGTGGCGCAACCTCTCGCCCATCGAGAAGACCCAGGAGTGCGTAGCCTTCCTGTTCCAGCGTGACCGGCTGCGCGCAGACATCCGCCACGGCCTGGATTCGGTCTACGACCTGGAACGCCTCTCCACCCGCATCTTCCTGGGCCGGGCCAACCCCAAGGATTTCATCGCCCTGCGCCGCAGCCTGTCCCAACTCCCCCTGCTCCGCACTCTGTTGAGCGGGGAGAACCTGAACGCGGCCCCGGAGCTCAAGCGCATCGCGGGCAAGTGGGACGCCATGGACGACCTGTGCTCCCTGCTCGACGCCGCCCTGGTGGACAGCCCCCCGCCCGCAATCACCGACGGAGGCCTGTTCCGCAAGGGATACGATCCGGTGCTCGACGAACTCATCGAGCTCAACGAGCACGGCGAGGACCGGCTCAAGGCCCTGCACCAGGAGGAGTTGGCCAAAAACGACATCCCCAAGCTGAAGCTCGGCTTCAACAAGGTCTTCGGTTACTATTTCGAGGTCTCCAAGGCGTACAAGGGGCAGGTCCCGGAACATTTCATTCGCCGCCAGACCCTGGTCAACAGCGAGCGCTACATCACCCCGGAACTCAAAGAGATGGAGGACCGGATCATCTCCGCATCCGAAGAGCGCAAGAGCCTGGAATACAAACTTTTCCAGGAATTACGTGAGCGCCTGGCCAAGGCCCGCTCCCGGTTCCTGTTCATGGCCGACGTGGTTGCCTCCCTGGACTACTGGCAGGGATTGGCCGAGGCCGCTCGGGTCAACGAATGGACCCGCCCCACCCTGCACGATGGGCTGGAGATCGAGATCGAGCAGGGGCGGCACCCGGTGGTCGAGGCAGCCATGGGCGCGTCCAACTACATCCCCGGCGACCTGCGCATGGATGCGAGCCGCCGCATCCTGCTCATCACCGGCCCGAACATGGCCGGTAAGTCCACGGTGCTCCGCCAGGTGGCCATCATGACCATCATGGCCCAGATCGGCTCCTTCGTACCGGCCACCAACGCCCGCATCGGCTTGGCGGACCGCGTTTTTTCCCGCGTGGGGGCCTCGGACAACCTGGCCCAGGGGCACTCCACGTTCATGGTCGAGATGACCGAGACCGCGCGCATCCTCCGGCAGGCCACCCGGCGCAGCCTGGTCATCCTGGACGAGATCGGGCGCGGCACCAGCACCTACGACGGCCTGTCCCTGGCCTGGGCCGTGGTCGAGGAACTGTCCAGCCGCGCGGGCGGTTCGGTGCGCACCCTGTTTGCCACTCACTACCATGAGCTGACCAGCCTGGAAGGCAAGATCGAGGGACTGCGCAACCTGAACATCGCGGTCAAGGAGTGGAAAGGGGATATCGTGTTTTTACGAAGGCTTGTCCCCGGCCCGGCCGACCGCAGCTACGGCATCGAAGTGGCCCGGCTGGCGGGCGTGCCCCGCCCCGTGGTCGAGCGCGCCCGGGAAATCCTTGCGAAACTCGAAGAAAAATCGCAGGATAACCAGGCTGGTGGAGCCGTGGACCGTGCCTCGCAGACCCTGCTGCCCGGCTTCGGCGCGCCGCCCATCAAGGTGGACCGCGAGCTGTGCGAACACCCGATCATCACCCAGCTCACGGACCTGGACGTGGACGGCATGACCCCCATCCAGGCGCTGATGCTGCTCAATCAGTGGAAGGACATGATCAAGGACTGA
- a CDS encoding replication-associated recombination protein A, whose product MKLEIEESQPLADRIRPTTMDDFVGQSHIRNRIEAFAQSKRMPSLLLFGPPGCGKSTLALLLAQLTGKKYLRVSAPEAGLTALRKMLPGQEILILDELHRFSKAQQDFFLPILESGEITLLATTTENPSFSVTRQLLSRLHVLRLRQLSREELVGVSHRGAQELGVELEEESHKMLAAMAGGDARTLLNLLEYTAELPKDRRCPECLRESLPEIVVRGDRDGDSHYELVSAMIKSIRGSDPDAALYYLACLLESGEDPRFVTRRLIISATEDVGLGDPFALNQAVACHQAVEAIGMPEGLIPMAQTAVYLALAPKSNSTYAAYRTAQKEVRENGTRAVPLHLRNATSSLQREWGYGRGYLYPHNFPKGWADQDYLPSELLGRKFYHSKDQGEEPRLNAWLRQFKKQR is encoded by the coding sequence ATGAAGCTTGAAATAGAAGAAAGCCAACCGCTTGCCGACAGGATTCGTCCGACCACCATGGACGATTTCGTGGGCCAGAGCCACATCCGCAATCGGATCGAAGCCTTTGCCCAGTCCAAGCGCATGCCCAGCCTTCTGCTCTTCGGCCCGCCCGGCTGCGGCAAGTCCACCCTGGCCCTGCTCCTGGCCCAGCTGACGGGCAAGAAATACTTGCGGGTCAGTGCGCCCGAGGCCGGCCTGACCGCCCTGCGCAAGATGCTGCCCGGTCAGGAAATCCTCATCCTCGACGAGTTGCATCGCTTCTCCAAGGCTCAGCAGGATTTCTTCCTACCCATTTTGGAGAGCGGGGAGATTACCCTGCTGGCGACCACCACGGAGAATCCCTCGTTCAGCGTCACCCGGCAACTGCTCTCCCGGCTGCATGTCCTGCGCCTGCGCCAGCTCAGCCGCGAGGAGTTGGTGGGCGTGTCCCACCGCGGGGCCCAGGAACTCGGCGTGGAGCTCGAGGAGGAAAGCCACAAGATGCTCGCGGCCATGGCCGGGGGCGATGCCCGCACCTTGCTGAATTTGCTGGAATACACTGCGGAATTGCCCAAGGACAGGCGGTGTCCGGAGTGTTTGCGCGAGTCCCTGCCCGAGATCGTGGTCCGGGGCGACCGTGACGGCGACTCCCACTACGAGTTGGTCTCGGCCATGATCAAGTCCATCCGGGGCTCGGACCCGGACGCAGCCCTGTACTACCTGGCCTGCCTGCTGGAGAGCGGCGAGGACCCGCGCTTCGTCACCCGGCGGCTGATCATCTCGGCCACGGAGGATGTGGGGCTCGGCGACCCGTTCGCCCTGAACCAGGCCGTGGCCTGCCACCAGGCCGTGGAGGCCATCGGCATGCCCGAAGGGCTCATCCCCATGGCCCAGACCGCCGTGTATCTCGCCCTGGCGCCCAAGAGCAATTCCACTTATGCCGCCTACCGCACCGCCCAGAAGGAGGTCCGGGAGAACGGCACCCGGGCCGTGCCTCTGCACCTGCGCAACGCCACCAGCTCCCTGCAACGGGAATGGGGCTACGGGCGCGGCTACCTCTATCCCCACAACTTCCCCAAGGGATGGGCGGATCAGGACTATCTGCCGAGCGAACTGCTGGGCCGCAAATTCTATCATTCCAAAGACCAGGGCGAGGAGCCCCGGCTTAACGCCTGGCTGCGGCAATTCAAGAAACAACGATAA
- a CDS encoding HIT family protein, which yields MDVLWAPWRLEYILGPKPEECVFCIPEHTDEDEERCILARGEHCFVIMNKFPYNNGHLMVTPYRHVSHLTDLTLEESNDCMLWIRRSIRILEDAFHPHGVNMGLNLGEAAGSGIAQHMHFQIVPRWNGDASFMAVFGETTVIPEHLHSTYSRLKPLFDAITA from the coding sequence ATGGATGTTTTGTGGGCGCCCTGGCGTCTTGAATATATTCTCGGACCCAAGCCGGAGGAGTGCGTGTTCTGCATTCCCGAGCACACGGACGAGGACGAGGAGCGGTGCATCCTCGCCCGTGGCGAGCATTGTTTCGTGATCATGAACAAGTTCCCGTACAACAACGGACATCTCATGGTCACCCCCTACCGTCATGTGAGCCACCTGACGGACCTGACTCTGGAAGAGTCCAATGACTGCATGTTGTGGATCAGGCGGAGCATCCGGATTCTGGAAGACGCCTTCCATCCCCACGGGGTGAACATGGGACTCAATCTGGGCGAAGCGGCCGGCTCCGGCATCGCCCAGCACATGCATTTTCAGATTGTTCCCCGCTGGAACGGGGACGCTTCGTTTATGGCCGTCTTCGGCGAGACCACGGTCATCCCCGAACACCTTCACTCAACCTACAGCCGCCTCAAGCCGCTGTTCGATGCAATCACCGCTTAA
- a CDS encoding CBS domain-containing protein, with amino-acid sequence MKNKQEKIQAPTVITAHANADFDALGAMVAASKLYPDAVLIFPGSQESSLRNFFIESTTYLFNFKAFKDIEPESVKLLVVVDTRQRSRIPHVRPVLDNEGLRIHLYDHHPDSDEDLPAEKSVVRDWGSTTTIIVHEIRERGLTLNTEEATLLGIGIYEDTGSFGFNTTTPQDFEAAGWLKAQGMDIEVITDLLSHELSAEQVTYLGELFKNANTYDIHGVDVVITEMSTDKFVPDFALLVHKLMDMEKIKVVFALGRMADRIHLVARSKNPDVNVGRICASLGGGGHDAAASATVKDRTLAEVRDDLFALFYSQINPQIVVDSLMSRPPVVIEGDKTMADAVELMSRYGLKDVPVVEKDSMRCIGIIGHQIADKAISHHLGDVGLSEYMTRTFETVEAKTDLYRVMEIILSNRQRMLPVVENGELIGVITRTDLMNMLIEEPARIPDSLMPGHRRERNIASQVKNRLPQRMLELLKEAGELGAETGWEVYAVGGFVRDILLGRPNLDLDLVVEGDGITFAKRFAAKLGGRVKAHSKFKTAVVILDDGQRVDVATARLEYYEYPAALPTVELSSIKMDLYRRDFTVNALALRINPGRYGQLVDFFGAERDIRNRTIRVLHSLSFVEDPTRILRAIRFERRFDFQIGGQTMRLIKNALSLKLFSKLSGTRVMHELQLIMNEEDPLSCLLRMQELGIMEAIHPLLSLDKERVQVLTELVKVHNWYKLLYLDPAVVPWKLYILGMTAGIKRDEINKVTKRLHFTQREEREFFQLRDMIGEALMKLMGWKEGRSRLSRLYKILHPIPVEGILFLMARSRKEYIRRNISQYLARLQYVEIEVNGKDLKNIGIEPGPIYTIILDRLMTAKIDGRAETRHEQLNLAKKLNKELSASRNDGNED; translated from the coding sequence ATGAAAAATAAACAGGAAAAGATACAGGCCCCGACCGTGATCACGGCCCACGCCAACGCGGATTTCGATGCCCTGGGGGCCATGGTCGCGGCCAGCAAGCTCTATCCCGACGCGGTGCTCATCTTTCCCGGCAGTCAGGAGTCCAGCCTGCGCAATTTTTTCATTGAGAGCACCACGTATCTCTTCAATTTCAAGGCATTCAAGGACATCGAACCCGAATCGGTGAAGCTGCTGGTGGTCGTGGACACCCGTCAACGCTCGCGGATTCCCCACGTCCGGCCCGTGCTGGACAACGAGGGGCTGCGCATACACCTCTACGATCACCATCCGGACAGCGACGAGGACCTGCCCGCAGAAAAGAGCGTGGTCCGGGACTGGGGTTCCACCACGACCATCATTGTGCACGAGATCAGGGAGCGCGGCCTGACCTTGAACACGGAAGAGGCCACCCTGCTCGGTATCGGCATCTACGAGGACACCGGCTCCTTCGGTTTCAACACGACCACGCCGCAGGACTTCGAGGCTGCGGGCTGGCTCAAGGCCCAGGGCATGGACATCGAGGTCATCACCGACCTGTTGTCTCACGAACTATCCGCCGAACAGGTCACCTATCTCGGCGAATTGTTCAAGAATGCCAATACCTATGATATCCACGGCGTGGACGTGGTCATCACCGAGATGTCCACGGACAAGTTCGTGCCGGACTTCGCCCTGCTGGTCCACAAGCTCATGGACATGGAGAAGATCAAGGTCGTCTTCGCCCTGGGGCGCATGGCCGACCGCATCCACCTGGTGGCCCGATCCAAGAACCCGGACGTCAACGTGGGCCGCATCTGCGCCTCCCTGGGCGGCGGCGGGCACGACGCGGCGGCCTCGGCCACGGTCAAGGATCGCACCCTGGCCGAGGTGCGCGACGATCTCTTCGCCCTGTTCTACTCCCAGATCAATCCGCAGATCGTGGTGGATTCCCTCATGTCCCGCCCGCCCGTTGTCATCGAGGGCGACAAGACCATGGCCGACGCCGTGGAGCTGATGAGCCGCTACGGGCTTAAGGACGTGCCCGTGGTGGAAAAGGACAGCATGCGATGCATCGGCATAATCGGCCATCAAATCGCGGACAAGGCCATCTCCCACCACCTGGGCGACGTGGGCCTGAGTGAATACATGACCCGTACCTTCGAGACCGTGGAGGCCAAGACCGATCTCTACCGGGTCATGGAGATCATCCTGAGCAACCGCCAGCGCATGCTGCCCGTGGTGGAGAACGGCGAACTGATCGGAGTCATCACCCGCACGGACCTCATGAACATGCTTATCGAGGAGCCCGCGCGCATCCCGGATTCCCTCATGCCGGGTCACCGCAGGGAGCGGAACATCGCCTCCCAGGTCAAGAACCGGTTGCCCCAGCGCATGCTCGAACTGCTCAAGGAGGCAGGCGAACTGGGCGCGGAAACGGGCTGGGAGGTCTACGCCGTGGGCGGGTTCGTGCGCGATATTCTGCTCGGGCGGCCCAACCTCGACCTGGACCTGGTGGTCGAAGGCGACGGCATCACCTTTGCCAAGCGCTTTGCGGCCAAGCTCGGCGGCCGGGTCAAGGCGCACTCCAAGTTCAAGACCGCCGTGGTCATCCTGGACGACGGCCAACGGGTGGACGTGGCCACCGCCCGGTTGGAATATTACGAATACCCCGCCGCCCTGCCCACGGTGGAGCTCTCGTCCATCAAGATGGATCTGTACCGCCGCGATTTCACGGTCAACGCCCTGGCCCTGCGCATCAATCCGGGCCGCTACGGCCAACTGGTGGACTTTTTCGGAGCGGAGCGGGACATCCGCAACCGGACCATCCGCGTGCTCCATTCCCTGAGCTTTGTGGAGGACCCCACCCGCATTCTCCGGGCCATCCGCTTCGAGCGGCGCTTCGACTTCCAGATTGGCGGCCAGACCATGCGGCTGATCAAGAACGCACTCAGCCTCAAGCTGTTCAGCAAGCTCTCCGGCACCCGAGTCATGCACGAACTGCAATTGATCATGAACGAGGAGGACCCCCTGTCCTGCCTGCTGCGCATGCAGGAGCTGGGCATCATGGAGGCCATCCACCCCCTGCTCTCCCTGGACAAGGAGCGCGTCCAGGTCCTGACCGAGCTGGTCAAGGTCCACAACTGGTACAAGCTCCTGTACCTGGACCCGGCGGTGGTTCCGTGGAAGCTTTACATCCTGGGCATGACCGCGGGCATCAAGCGGGACGAGATAAACAAGGTGACCAAGCGTCTCCATTTCACTCAACGGGAGGAACGGGAATTCTTTCAACTGCGGGACATGATCGGCGAGGCGCTCATGAAGCTCATGGGCTGGAAGGAAGGGCGCTCTCGTCTGAGCCGGTTGTACAAGATCCTCCACCCCATCCCGGTGGAGGGAATCCTGTTCCTCATGGCGCGCAGCCGCAAGGAGTACATCAGGAGAAATATATCTCAGTATCTTGCTAGGTTGCAGTATGTCGAGATTGAAGTGAACGGGAAGGACCTCAAGAACATCGGCATCGAACCAGGTCCGATCTATACTATTATTCTGGACAGGCTTATGACGGCCAAGATCGACGGGCGCGCGGAAACGCGCCACGAACAATTGAATCTGGCGAAAAAATTGAATAAGGAACTGTCGGCGAGCCGAAACGACGGGAACGAAGACTAG
- a CDS encoding tetratricopeptide repeat protein: MGWNIFNRKKAQSVLLDRVRMSGNGESPPVQDTRAAIEELSKVVQNDPEAVEIYLALGSLYRSQGEIERAIQIRNSLIVRPGLDREFKARAWFELGRDFRRAGFLDRAEKAFHEARSLGQDPISIHREMARLTAERGDYEKAAESYGQLDLPLPQAHYLVRLAKDRFAEGNASQGSRALRHAIRAYPGSVEAWLEQMTQAYKAGNAGKVGDVLAQALDHVAPELRFVLFEGLLLALEQAEKARVNSFGEETEWSKACPDEKIVEVVVPIIETQDPDVLLLYYGAMLLLRVEDTDNARSWLEKALMLDADFWQARLELFDLSRADQTLTPFFKEQLSFFLGRARRVRRFFCRHCGLKRDQIFFNCPRCHSWHSIAFRTDITE; encoded by the coding sequence ATGGGCTGGAACATCTTCAACCGCAAAAAGGCGCAGAGCGTTCTCCTGGACCGGGTCCGCATGTCGGGCAACGGCGAGTCTCCTCCCGTGCAGGATACCCGCGCGGCCATCGAAGAGCTCAGCAAGGTCGTCCAGAACGACCCCGAAGCGGTTGAAATCTACCTCGCGCTCGGCAGCCTCTACCGTTCCCAAGGCGAAATCGAGCGCGCCATCCAGATCAGAAACAGCCTTATCGTCAGGCCGGGCCTGGACCGCGAGTTCAAGGCCCGGGCCTGGTTCGAGTTGGGCCGGGACTTCCGACGCGCCGGGTTCCTGGACCGTGCGGAGAAGGCCTTTCACGAGGCCCGCTCCCTGGGGCAGGACCCCATCTCCATCCATAGAGAGATGGCCCGGCTCACGGCCGAGCGCGGCGACTATGAAAAGGCCGCCGAATCCTACGGCCAACTCGACCTGCCTTTGCCCCAGGCCCACTACCTGGTCCGCCTGGCCAAGGACCGCTTCGCCGAAGGCAACGCATCCCAAGGCAGCCGAGCCCTGCGCCACGCCATCCGGGCCTATCCCGGCTCGGTGGAGGCATGGCTTGAGCAGATGACCCAGGCCTACAAGGCGGGCAACGCGGGCAAGGTCGGCGACGTCTTGGCCCAGGCCTTGGACCATGTGGCGCCGGAGCTGCGCTTCGTCCTGTTCGAAGGGCTGCTCCTGGCCTTGGAGCAGGCGGAAAAGGCCCGGGTCAACTCGTTTGGCGAGGAGACCGAGTGGTCCAAGGCATGCCCGGATGAAAAGATCGTTGAGGTGGTGGTGCCCATCATCGAGACCCAGGACCCGGACGTCCTGCTGCTCTATTACGGGGCCATGCTCCTGCTGCGGGTCGAGGACACGGATAATGCCCGCTCCTGGCTCGAGAAGGCCCTCATGCTCGACGCCGATTTCTGGCAGGCCCGCCTTGAATTGTTCGATCTCTCCAGGGCCGACCAGACCCTGACGCCCTTCTTCAAGGAACAGCTTTCCTTTTTCCTCGGCCGGGCTCGGCGGGTCCGGCGGTTCTTCTGCCGCCACTGCGGCCTGAAGCGCGACCAGATATTCTTCAACTGCCCGCGCTGCCATAGCTGGCATTCCATTGCCTTTCGAACCGACATCACCGAATAA